A section of the Coleofasciculus sp. FACHB-T130 genome encodes:
- a CDS encoding DUF1822 family protein, which translates to MNSIAPASLTVPLSDTAHQLARQFAQEQATPEKGVRVYLNTLAVWAVHRYLKWLRYEPNLSSSDSWHPGMRAMFDVADLVLPNLGKLECRPVLPGETSVTLPPEAMQDRVGYVAVQFGSRSTPGEPVYLQEAQLIGFTPAIATIDPPEELQLNDLQSLDALIEYLDQLESALSAAPNKTRSQLNNWLQNLFESGWQTVEEVLTPQTPLFALRRLTVRRAKQIELQTNTVVLIVTIQPENRQRLSIHLQVCSVNPQMTLPPQLKLMVLTESGEVFREITASGTDTFMQYEFSGQVGEQFSVKVALGDTSITEAFVI; encoded by the coding sequence ATGAATAGTATTGCACCTGCTTCTCTTACCGTTCCCCTGAGTGACACCGCCCATCAGCTGGCGCGACAATTTGCACAAGAGCAAGCGACTCCTGAAAAAGGGGTGCGGGTATATCTCAATACCCTAGCTGTCTGGGCAGTTCACCGCTATCTAAAATGGCTGAGATACGAACCAAATCTCTCCTCAAGCGACAGTTGGCATCCTGGTATGCGAGCAATGTTTGATGTGGCGGATCTGGTTTTGCCCAACTTAGGTAAGTTAGAGTGCCGTCCCGTCCTGCCTGGGGAGACATCTGTTACACTACCGCCAGAAGCGATGCAAGACCGAGTTGGCTATGTGGCAGTTCAGTTTGGATCGCGTTCTACTCCAGGGGAACCAGTTTACTTACAGGAAGCACAGCTAATTGGATTTACCCCTGCGATCGCTACTATCGATCCGCCAGAGGAACTGCAACTTAATGACTTGCAATCTCTGGATGCACTGATTGAGTATTTAGATCAACTCGAATCGGCGCTGTCAGCTGCACCCAACAAGACGCGATCGCAACTAAACAACTGGTTACAAAATCTCTTCGAGTCTGGTTGGCAGACAGTTGAGGAGGTGTTGACGCCCCAAACGCCTCTTTTCGCATTACGCAGATTAACTGTAAGACGAGCAAAGCAAATTGAGTTGCAAACAAATACAGTTGTTTTAATTGTCACCATCCAGCCAGAAAACCGCCAAAGATTAAGCATCCATCTGCAAGTTTGTTCTGTCAATCCACAAATGACACTGCCACCTCAACTGAAATTGATGGTATTAACAGAATCTGGGGAAGTCTTCCGAGAAATTACTGCTAGCGGGACTGACACCTTTATGCAATATGAATTCAGCGGACAAGTGGGGGAACAATTTAGTGTCAAAGTAGCGTTAGGAGATACTAGCATCACAGAAGCTTTTGTCATCTAA
- a CDS encoding actin-binding WH2 domain-containing protein, with product MNHFAILMHFLRDRQKFLEEISKGIRLENKIVSLLISSSAFFALYGAIIGSFSGGLQMVASAIKLPALYLITLAICLPTLYFFDVITGSKRSFGQYLALLLASMSIIGVMLFSFAPIILFFRLSINDYRFFQLLNVLVFTITGLIGINGFYRGMIFINEQDSDNPKKRTGMIRGWLVLYGFVGSQLGWTLRPFFGTPDKPFELFRNIESNFYFHIWHVISSALGFR from the coding sequence ATGAATCATTTTGCGATCCTAATGCACTTTTTGCGCGATCGCCAGAAATTTCTGGAAGAGATTAGTAAAGGGATAAGACTTGAAAACAAGATTGTTTCCTTATTAATTAGTAGTTCCGCGTTTTTTGCACTTTATGGAGCAATTATCGGTTCGTTTAGTGGCGGATTGCAAATGGTTGCTTCAGCAATTAAACTACCTGCTTTGTATTTAATCACGTTGGCTATTTGTTTGCCTACTTTATATTTTTTCGATGTGATTACTGGCTCCAAGCGCAGCTTTGGACAATACCTAGCGTTGCTGTTAGCGTCTATGTCAATCATTGGTGTGATGCTGTTCAGCTTTGCACCCATTATCCTGTTTTTTCGTCTTTCCATTAACGACTATCGATTTTTTCAGCTTTTGAATGTACTGGTTTTTACGATTACTGGTTTGATAGGTATTAATGGTTTTTACCGAGGCATGATATTTATCAACGAACAAGATTCTGATAACCCGAAAAAACGCACAGGAATGATTCGAGGTTGGTTAGTGCTATATGGCTTTGTCGGGAGCCAACTGGGATGGACACTCAGACCTTTTTTTGGGACTCCTGATAAACCTTTCGAGCTATTTCGTAATATTGAAAGTAACTTTTATTTTCACATTTGGCACGTAATTAGTAGCGCACTAGGTTTTCGTTAA
- a CDS encoding type II toxin-antitoxin system PemK/MazF family toxin — MKRGEIYYANLSPAVGSEMDKRRPVLIVSNDINNRAATTVTILPITSNISRVYAFEILLNPDDSGLAKPSKVQAQQVRTISKQRIEGEPVGTLSEEVMQLVDAALKLHLGLN, encoded by the coding sequence ATGAAACGTGGTGAAATTTATTATGCTAATCTCAGTCCTGCGGTTGGTTCTGAGATGGATAAACGTCGCCCGGTGCTAATAGTCAGCAATGATATTAATAACCGCGCCGCCACAACAGTAACAATTTTGCCAATTACATCTAATATTAGCCGTGTCTATGCTTTTGAAATTTTACTGAATCCAGATGATAGCGGTCTAGCCAAACCTTCTAAGGTGCAGGCGCAGCAAGTAAGGACAATTTCTAAGCAGCGAATTGAGGGCGAACCCGTGGGAACTTTGAGTGAGGAAGTGATGCAATTGGTGGATGCTGCACTTAAATTACATTTAGGGTTGAATTGA
- a CDS encoding type II toxin-antitoxin system ParD family antitoxin — protein sequence MQIVLPPEVEALVQRQLISGKYNSAIEVILAGVKLLEQQQDIYQGRLQELQQDALEEAYRQASQEIDPTWDVTIADGLTNETW from the coding sequence ATGCAAATCGTTCTACCACCTGAAGTTGAAGCCCTTGTGCAGCGCCAACTTATCAGTGGCAAATACAATAGCGCGATCGAAGTCATCCTTGCAGGTGTCAAACTCCTTGAACAACAGCAAGACATCTACCAAGGACGACTACAAGAACTCCAACAGGACGCACTTGAGGAGGCTTACCGACAAGCATCACAAGAAATTGACCCAACTTGGGATGTAACAATTGCGGATGGATTGACTAATGAAACGTGGTGA